A single genomic interval of Paenibacillus macerans harbors:
- the dnaN gene encoding DNA polymerase III subunit beta — MKIRILKHDLNESIQHVSKAISSRTTIPILTGIKLEVNFQGMTLTASDTDISIQAFIPAEDKEKQIVQVERPGSVVLPAKFFVEIIKKLPSEEIEMEVQDGFQTFIRSGATDIQMVGLDPEEFPVLPSVEENQVISIPGDLLKNMIRQTVFSISTNETSPILTGVLWNLSDNQFKFVATDRHRLASRVAGLDDAEGARFSNIVIAGKTLNELSKIIPDQNTRIEIVVADNQVLFKIDRVLFYTRILDGTYPDTSKIIPTNYKTELILDTKKLSDSIDRAYLLSREEKTNIVRLQTLEDGSIEISSSSSELGKVTEQMEVAQFTGEPLRISFNSKYMLDVLKVVESEQLHIGFTGAMSPIIIKPVDDTQSLYLILPYRTTH, encoded by the coding sequence ATGAAAATCCGCATTTTAAAACATGATCTTAACGAGTCGATTCAGCACGTATCCAAGGCGATTTCCAGCCGTACGACAATTCCGATTTTGACGGGGATCAAGCTGGAAGTGAATTTTCAAGGGATGACCTTAACCGCCAGCGACACCGACATCTCCATTCAGGCCTTTATCCCGGCCGAGGACAAGGAGAAGCAGATCGTTCAAGTCGAACGTCCCGGCAGCGTAGTGCTGCCCGCTAAATTTTTCGTTGAAATTATCAAAAAGCTGCCTTCGGAAGAAATCGAAATGGAGGTTCAGGACGGCTTTCAAACGTTCATTCGCTCCGGTGCGACGGACATCCAAATGGTCGGCCTTGACCCCGAGGAATTCCCGGTACTGCCGAGCGTCGAGGAGAACCAGGTCATTTCCATTCCCGGCGATTTGCTGAAAAATATGATCCGGCAGACCGTATTCTCGATTTCCACCAACGAAACTTCGCCGATTCTGACCGGGGTATTGTGGAATTTAAGCGACAATCAGTTCAAGTTCGTGGCGACGGACCGGCACCGGCTGGCCAGCCGTGTGGCCGGGCTCGATGACGCCGAAGGGGCGCGCTTCAGCAACATCGTCATTGCCGGCAAAACCCTAAACGAGCTGAGCAAAATCATTCCCGATCAAAATACGCGCATCGAGATCGTCGTCGCCGACAACCAGGTGCTGTTCAAAATCGACCGCGTCCTGTTCTATACGCGCATTCTCGACGGGACTTATCCGGATACTTCCAAGATTATTCCGACAAACTATAAAACAGAACTGATTTTGGACACGAAAAAATTAAGCGATTCGATCGACCGCGCTTATTTGCTGTCCCGCGAGGAGAAAACGAACATCGTGCGCCTGCAGACGCTGGAGGACGGCTCCATTGAAATCTCCTCCAGCTCTTCGGAACTGGGGAAAGTTACCGAGCAAATGGAAGTCGCCCAGTTCACCGGGGAACCGCTGCGCATCTCCTTCAACTCGAAATATATGCTGGACGTGCTCAAAGTCGTGGAGAGCGAGCAGCTGCATATC
- the dnaA gene encoding chromosomal replication initiator protein DnaA has translation MDSHTSEIWQQILAIINTKLSKPSFDTWFKATKIVTMTDKAIVISAPTTFAVEWLESRYTKLVATTIFEFTGKQLDVSFVIEESAPAEQTQVYKEPPAPVPSEESVSNMLNPKYTFDTFVIGSGNRFAHAASLAVAEAPARAYNPLFLYGGVGLGKTHLMHAIGHYILEHSPSSKVVYISSEKFTNEFINSIRDNRAESFRNKYRNIDILLIDDIQFLAGKESTQEEFFHTFNALHEERKQIIISSDRPPKEIPTLEERLRSRFEWGLITDIQPPDLETRIAILRKKAKAENLDIPNEAMIYIANQIDTNIRELEGALIRVVAYSSLINQDITTHLAAEALKDIIPSSRPKMITIQDIQQKVGDYYNLKLDDFKARKRTKAIAFPRQIAMYLARELTDFSLPKIGDAFGGRDHTTVIHAHEKITQQLKNDQELYKIVNNITEKIKNAT, from the coding sequence GTGGACAGCCATACTTCGGAAATATGGCAGCAAATTTTAGCGATCATTAATACCAAACTGAGCAAACCCAGCTTTGACACCTGGTTCAAAGCAACGAAGATCGTCACTATGACCGACAAAGCGATCGTCATCTCCGCGCCGACGACGTTTGCAGTGGAATGGCTGGAAAGCCGCTACACGAAGCTGGTCGCAACGACGATTTTCGAATTTACCGGCAAACAGCTCGACGTCTCCTTCGTCATTGAAGAATCCGCTCCGGCCGAACAAACCCAGGTGTACAAGGAACCTCCCGCTCCCGTCCCAAGCGAGGAAAGCGTTTCCAACATGCTTAATCCGAAGTATACGTTCGACACGTTCGTCATCGGGTCCGGCAACCGCTTCGCCCATGCGGCTTCCCTGGCTGTCGCGGAAGCGCCGGCCCGCGCGTACAACCCGCTTTTCCTCTACGGCGGCGTAGGACTCGGCAAAACCCATCTGATGCACGCGATCGGCCACTATATTTTGGAGCATAGCCCCAGCAGCAAAGTCGTATACATTTCCTCCGAGAAATTTACGAACGAATTCATCAATTCCATCCGGGATAACCGTGCGGAAAGCTTCCGCAACAAATACCGCAACATCGACATCTTGCTGATCGACGATATTCAGTTCCTGGCCGGCAAGGAATCGACCCAAGAGGAATTTTTCCATACGTTTAACGCGCTGCACGAAGAGAGGAAGCAGATCATCATCTCCAGCGACCGCCCGCCAAAAGAGATTCCGACGCTGGAGGAGAGGCTGCGCTCGAGGTTCGAATGGGGACTGATCACCGATATCCAGCCGCCGGATTTGGAGACGCGGATCGCGATTTTGCGCAAAAAGGCCAAGGCCGAAAATCTCGATATTCCGAACGAAGCGATGATCTATATCGCCAATCAAATCGATACGAACATCCGCGAGCTGGAAGGCGCTTTGATCCGGGTTGTCGCTTATTCCTCCCTGATCAATCAAGACATCACCACTCATCTGGCGGCGGAAGCGCTCAAGGATATCATTCCTTCCAGCCGTCCGAAGATGATAACGATCCAGGACATTCAGCAAAAGGTCGGCGATTACTACAATTTGAAGCTGGACGATTTCAAAGCTCGCAAACGGACCAAAGCGATCGCTTTTCCGCGGCAAATCGCCATGTATCTGGCCCGCGAACTAACCGATTTCTCGCTGCCGAAGATCGGCGACGCCTTTGGCGGACGGGACCACACGACGGTCATTCACGCACACGAGAAAATCACCCAGCAGCTCAAGAACGACCAGGAACTGTACAAGATCGTAAACAACATTACCGAGAAAATAAAAAACGCCACCTGA
- a CDS encoding IS4 family transposase: MDNVKAKTVIRQLISLLPIDVHQRLLFDHYTKKLTTMKAIMLFINAQLKQWSSYGEMEIALRAEPKLQQLLQLESISGSQLSRKLDQIPTELLEWMFQHLASQTQQRACHQGQSGKLHIIDSSSIRLPLQLGSWAKMSNKSSGVKMHLRLVVTAPDKLFPDAMIPSSLNVGDRAGAVELVVPSDAIYVMDRGYDDYARMDQWVQDNIQFVIRMRDRALATVIEEYPVPEGSNITRDAKVCVGSSFRSMEHSVRLVEFYDEQERTYRIFTSVWDKTAEEIAQIYKNRWLIELYFKWLKQHLRLKKLHSHKPQAIWNQLFLALITALLVEHIRHSTQTAKTNWQVLRILREYLYRSWRSFRTELDRKPSRSSPGRRPGSGPKALSVRTMVGIIKPSKFK, encoded by the coding sequence ATGGATAACGTTAAAGCTAAAACGGTCATTCGTCAACTGATTTCCTTACTGCCCATCGATGTGCATCAACGTTTACTCTTCGACCATTACACCAAGAAACTTACCACGATGAAAGCGATCATGCTCTTCATCAATGCTCAGTTGAAACAATGGTCATCTTACGGTGAAATGGAAATTGCACTTCGTGCTGAGCCGAAACTTCAGCAGCTTCTACAGTTGGAGAGTATCAGCGGCTCGCAATTATCCCGAAAACTCGATCAGATCCCAACGGAGCTGTTGGAGTGGATGTTTCAGCATCTGGCATCACAAACACAGCAACGTGCTTGCCACCAGGGCCAGAGCGGGAAATTGCACATCATTGATTCTTCCAGCATTCGACTGCCGCTTCAACTTGGAAGTTGGGCCAAGATGTCAAATAAGAGTAGCGGCGTCAAGATGCATCTGCGCCTCGTTGTTACAGCTCCCGACAAGCTATTTCCTGATGCCATGATCCCCAGTTCGCTCAATGTAGGGGATCGTGCGGGGGCCGTTGAACTGGTCGTCCCCTCGGATGCGATTTATGTGATGGATCGCGGTTATGATGATTATGCCCGGATGGATCAATGGGTCCAGGACAACATCCAGTTTGTGATCCGTATGCGAGATCGCGCGCTTGCCACCGTCATTGAGGAGTATCCTGTTCCGGAAGGCTCGAACATCACGCGGGACGCCAAGGTTTGCGTGGGCAGTTCCTTCCGATCCATGGAACATTCCGTTCGTTTGGTGGAGTTTTATGACGAGCAGGAACGGACTTATCGTATTTTTACATCGGTATGGGATAAGACCGCTGAAGAAATCGCGCAGATCTATAAAAATCGCTGGCTCATCGAGTTGTATTTTAAATGGCTGAAGCAACATTTGCGATTGAAGAAGCTGCACAGTCATAAACCACAGGCTATTTGGAACCAGTTATTCTTGGCTTTAATTACTGCCTTGCTCGTGGAGCACATCCGGCACAGCACCCAAACGGCAAAAACAAACTGGCAAGTGCTCCGGATTCTCCGCGAGTACTTGTACCGTTCATGGCGATCCTTTCGAACCGAACTGGATCGGAAACCCAGTCGAAGTAGTCCGGGGAGACGTCCGGGGTCAGGTCCCAAAGCGTTATCGGTGCGCACAATGGTTGGGATAATTAAGCCAAGCAAATTCAAGTAA